One window of Triticum dicoccoides isolate Atlit2015 ecotype Zavitan chromosome 5A, WEW_v2.0, whole genome shotgun sequence genomic DNA carries:
- the LOC119300841 gene encoding PP2A regulatory subunit TAP46, giving the protein MAEVEDVSNRMEAQLRVHAAEDDADLPLPALFDRASHLHSLASSSSLDQEGIRKGVDLLRRCDDMVSKLGLFSSNETKEDVSTANLKYLLVPYYLGEMTEQVEQEDRIPVLKASQDHLKEFISVCEALELIPEDELQLYRQGQSETGANRRAQKVARFKRQKAAETKLQEIKERKERRGRSLRATALSAPIEAGEEDDLEADGEEEREAWLATISLALCKAFDLVDMLKKEEEMLLAVKERKEKDGNAFAREMLDERRQKAEAWHQNAASRAPYSKPAAPITCATFAQDVIEGRASVSQAHDHKHQPLIFGPASLVGGGLTSERERMAAQVFQPSFRMPTMSIEQAGLAEMKMMEQWQERTAKMIQEASSSWHKDDNSLAQDDEDAEEEKARAFDDWKDENPRGAGNKKLTPCG; this is encoded by the exons ATGGCGGAGGTGGAAGACGTCAGCAACAGGATGGAAGCGCAGCTGCGCGTCCACGCGGCGGAGGACGACGCCGATCTCCCGCTCCCCGCCCTCTTTGACAGAGCGTCCCACCTCCACTCGCTCGCCTCCAGCTCCTCCCTCGACCAG GAAGGGATCCGGAAGGGGGTCGACCTGCTGCGGCGCTGCGACGACATGGTCAGCAAGCTCGGCCTCTTCTCCTCCAACGAGACCAAGGAAGACGTCTCCACCGCCAATCTCAAGTACCTGCTC GTGCCGTACTACCTTGGGGAAATGACTGAGCAAGTGGAGCAGGAGGACCGGATTCCGGTCCTCAAGGCATCGCAGGACCATTTGAAG GAGTTCATTTCTGTATGTGAAGCATTGGAGCTTATTCCAGAGGACGAGCTTCAATTATATAGGCAGGGGCAGTCTGAAACAGGGGCAAACCGAAGAGCACAAAAG GTTGCCAGGTTCAAGCGGCAAAAGGCTGCAGAAACGAAGCTCCAAGAGATCAAAGAGAGAAAGGAAAGGCGCGGGCGTTCATTGAGAGCAACGGCTTTATCAGCACCTATTGAAGCCGGGGAAGAAGATGATTTGGAGGCCGATGGAGAGGAAGAAAGGGAG GCTTGGCTTGCTACTATCTCCTTGGCTCTCTGCAAG GCTTTTGATCTCGTTGACATGTTAAAGAAGGAAGAAGAGATGCTTCTGGCtgtaaaagaaagaaaagaaaag GATGGAAATGCATTTGCTCGAGAAATGCTAGATGAGCGCAGGCAAAAGGCTGAAGCATGGCACCAGAATGCTGCCAGCCGTGCACCATATTCCAAACCAGCTGCTCCAATCACTTGTGCAACTTTTGCTCAAGACGTCATTGAAGGCAGAGCAAGTGTTTCACAAGCTCATGACCACAAACACCAACCCCTGATATTTGGACCTGCAAGTCTTGTTGGTGGGGGACTCACCAGTGAGAGGGAAAGAATGGCAGCACAAGTTTTTCAGCCTAGTTTCAG GATGCCGACAATGAGCATCGAACAAGCTGGCTTAGCGGAAATGAAAATGATGGAGCAATGGCAAGAAAGGACTGCCAAGATGATTCAAGAGGCAAGCTCCTCTTGGCACAAGGATGACAATAGTTTGGCGCAGGACGACGAGGACGCAGAAGAGGAGAAAGCAAGGGCATTTGATGACTGGAAGGATGAAAACCCACGCGGTGCAGGCAACAAGAAGCTCACTCCCTGCGGCTAA
- the LOC119300843 gene encoding uncharacterized protein LOC119300843 yields the protein MGGRSRRWPTKRHQDASWNPRPPPPYSGYSHVDNQCQVPLWEREFCSLVGGISWQRFCENKHFAYMYKDIEQWDDSGAFENFQNAKSRFWSHYHGQPSDIPYPDPDLYIDEVDHRCEVDPELVADLDKVGVPFEADNKPAVAANNRCAQNQSGNWDIYLEKPTPEVNKWEADNSVSNAGWGASQEPLSSWNKISTGWGDALAQPGWGSSGNNHCSGNNWNSPHGASSNNNTYYQDTGGAYGRKRNSGGGYSQQRNSKQRNQAESHHQRGRWQDHRDRGRHGERFPFDNRPNGQRAEHGF from the exons ATGGGGGGTCGCAGTCGGCGATGGCCGACGAAGCGCCACCAGGACGCCTCTTGGAACCctcgccccccgcccccgtattccG GATACAGTCACGTGGATAATCAATGCCAAGTCCCATTATGGGAAAGGGAATTTTGCAGTCTTGTTGGCGGCATTTCGTGGCAGAGGTTCTGCGAGAACAAGCACTTTGCCTATATGTACAAGGATATAGAGCAGTGGGATGATTCGGGAGCTTTTGAGAATTTCCAGAACGCAAAATCAAGGTTCTGGTCTCATTACCATGGCCAACCTTCTGATATACCTTACCCCGACCCTGATCTGTACATTGATGAGGTTGACCATCGTTGCGAGGTCGACCCCGAGTTGGTAGCTGACCTGGACAAGGTGGGGGTACCCTTTGAGGCGGACAACAAGCCCGCCGTAGCTGCCAATAACAGGTGTGCCCAGAACCAGTCGGGGAACTGGGACATCTATCTAGAAAAGCCGACCCCTGAGGTGAACAAGTGGGAGGCGGACAACTCGGTATCCAACGCAGGTTGGGGAGCGAGTCAGGAGCCTCTGAGCAGCTGGAACAAAATCAGCACCGGCTGGGGCGATGCCCTGGCGCAGCCCGGTTGGGGCAGCTCAGGAAACAACCATTGCTCAGGGAACAACTGGAACAGCCCCCATGGAGCATCCAGCAACAATAACACATACTACCAGGATACAGGCGGTGCGTATGGCAGGAAAAGGAACAGCGGTGGCGGGTACTCCCAGCAGAGGAACAGCAAGCAGAGGAACCAAGCTGAGAGCCACCACCAGAGGGGCAGATGGCAGGATCACAGGGACAGGGGGAGGCATGGCGAGCGGTTCCCGTTTGACAATAGGCCAAACGGGCAGCGAGCAGAGCACGGCTTCTGA